One stretch of Plutella xylostella chromosome 15, ilPluXylo3.1, whole genome shotgun sequence DNA includes these proteins:
- the LOC105383422 gene encoding inactive ubiquitin carboxyl-terminal hydrolase MINDY-4B isoform X4: MGPCFKKTMLRKSVLGTSQEECFERVIYPRNKLNGSRPSVVGGQPITEELAMELRVTAFGSSSCAPRGEWVRTPLTMRAPGQPMAYGLAAPRNGARSLLSALQAHIIKWLLFDSRPLTKDNKSVEPPDTYLRPSEERQEEALWRACSEVIWRCGGGGPAGGEPRAVVALPSDNVYVQHSSVYYQDGVTEKFMTEEGSGALLLLYSAILSRGCENIKKDLDGKLNYLLSANVEGSLNVVTLLLTGRATPYLHNGVVYVGDEDHYAMPQFGVLARSPVGLLVWYGGEDGVKNNANRQHPGSRLKTPAMPVWVTCCSGHFGVLFNTNRELLRNYHAERRFDIQYYTCGGCHVMLNVDTRAQDEPSAGRSDDISATPLEKLIHTKWQDAKITWTGPTPYVGETPK, translated from the exons ATGGGGCCGTGTTTCAAGAAGACAATGTTGAGGAAGAGTGTGCTTGGAACCTCCCAAGAAGAGTGCTTTG AAAGGGTAATTTACCCTCGGAACAAGCTGAACGGTTCCAGACCTTCAGTGGTCGGCGGCCAGCCCATCACCGAAGAGTTGGCTATG GAGCTCCGAGTGACAGCGTTCGGCTCATCCTCCTGCGCGCCGCGCGGCGAGTGGGTGCGCACGCCGCTCACCATGCGCGCACCCGGCCAGCCCATGGCGTACGGACTCGCCGCGCCCAGGAATGGGGCCAG GTCACTGCTGTCGGCCCTGCAGGCGCACATCATCAAGTGGCTCCTGTTCGACTCACGCCCGCTCACCAAAGACAACAAGTCTGTGGAGCCACCGGATAC CTACCTCCGCCCATCAGAAGAGCGTCAAGAAGAAGCCCTGTGGCGCGCCTGCAGCGAGGTGATCTggcgctgcggcggcggcggccccgCCGGCGGGGAGCCGCGCGCCGTGGTGGCGCTGCCGAGTGATAACGTGTACGTGCAGCACTCCTCGGTCTACTACCAGGATGGGGTCACTGAGAAG TTCATGACTGAGGAAGGATCCGGGGCACTTCTCCTGCTGTACTCTGCCATACTTTCCAGAGGATGTGagaa TATAAAGAAGGACCTGGACGGCAAGCTAAACTACCTCCTCTCGGCCAACGTGGAGGGGTCTCTGAACGTGGTGACGCTGCTGCTGACGGGCCGCGCCACGCCATACCTGCACAACGGCGTGGTGTATGTGGGCGACGAGGACCACtat GCTATGCCACAATTCGGCGTGCTAGCCCGCAGTCCGGTCGGCCTGCTGGTGTGGTACGGAGGCGAGGATGGAGTCAAGAACAATGCCAACAGACAACACCCGGGCTCTAGGCTGAAGACCCCTGCTATGCCGGTTTGG GTGACCTGTTGCTCTGGACATTTTGGAGTCTTATTCAATACAAACAGGGAGCTTCTGAGGAATTATCACGCTGAAAGAAG GTTCGACATCCAGTACTACACGTGCGGCGGTTGCCACGTCATGCTCAACGTGGACACTCGCGCGCAGGACGAGCCTAGCGCCGGCCGCAGCGACGACATCAGCGCTACACCGCTCGAGAAACTCATCCATACTAA ATGGCAAGATGCAAAAATTACTTGGACTGGCCCTACCCCTTACGTCGGCGAAACACCAAAATAA
- the LOC105383422 gene encoding inactive ubiquitin carboxyl-terminal hydrolase MINDY-4B isoform X2 has protein sequence MTENPPKNGTIEYAARVDERVIYPRNKLNGSRPSVVGGQPITEELAMELRVTAFGSSSCAPRGEWVRTPLTMRAPGQPMAYGLAAPRNGARSLLSALQAHIIKWLLFDSRPLTKDNKSVEPPDTYLRPSEERQEEALWRACSEVIWRCGGGGPAGGEPRAVVALPSDNVYVQHSSVYYQDGVTEKLHLFEFKNLEDLQIFIKRYLYLFMTEEGSGALLLLYSAILSRGCENIKKDLDGKLNYLLSANVEGSLNVVTLLLTGRATPYLHNGVVYVGDEDHYAMPQFGVLARSPVGLLVWYGGEDGVKNNANRQHPGSRLKTPAMPVWVTCCSGHFGVLFNTNRELLRNYHAERRFDIQYYTCGGCHVMLNVDTRAQDEPSAGRSDDISATPLEKLIHTKWQDAKITWTGPTPYVGETPK, from the exons ATGACCGAAAATCCGCCAAAGAATGGAACAATAGAGTATGCTGCTCGTGTTGAtg AAAGGGTAATTTACCCTCGGAACAAGCTGAACGGTTCCAGACCTTCAGTGGTCGGCGGCCAGCCCATCACCGAAGAGTTGGCTATG GAGCTCCGAGTGACAGCGTTCGGCTCATCCTCCTGCGCGCCGCGCGGCGAGTGGGTGCGCACGCCGCTCACCATGCGCGCACCCGGCCAGCCCATGGCGTACGGACTCGCCGCGCCCAGGAATGGGGCCAG GTCACTGCTGTCGGCCCTGCAGGCGCACATCATCAAGTGGCTCCTGTTCGACTCACGCCCGCTCACCAAAGACAACAAGTCTGTGGAGCCACCGGATAC CTACCTCCGCCCATCAGAAGAGCGTCAAGAAGAAGCCCTGTGGCGCGCCTGCAGCGAGGTGATCTggcgctgcggcggcggcggccccgCCGGCGGGGAGCCGCGCGCCGTGGTGGCGCTGCCGAGTGATAACGTGTACGTGCAGCACTCCTCGGTCTACTACCAGGATGGGGTCACTGAGAAG CTGCATTTATTTGAATTCAAGAATCTGGAGGACCTTCAGATCTTCATCAAGCGGTACTTGTACTTG TTCATGACTGAGGAAGGATCCGGGGCACTTCTCCTGCTGTACTCTGCCATACTTTCCAGAGGATGTGagaa TATAAAGAAGGACCTGGACGGCAAGCTAAACTACCTCCTCTCGGCCAACGTGGAGGGGTCTCTGAACGTGGTGACGCTGCTGCTGACGGGCCGCGCCACGCCATACCTGCACAACGGCGTGGTGTATGTGGGCGACGAGGACCACtat GCTATGCCACAATTCGGCGTGCTAGCCCGCAGTCCGGTCGGCCTGCTGGTGTGGTACGGAGGCGAGGATGGAGTCAAGAACAATGCCAACAGACAACACCCGGGCTCTAGGCTGAAGACCCCTGCTATGCCGGTTTGG GTGACCTGTTGCTCTGGACATTTTGGAGTCTTATTCAATACAAACAGGGAGCTTCTGAGGAATTATCACGCTGAAAGAAG GTTCGACATCCAGTACTACACGTGCGGCGGTTGCCACGTCATGCTCAACGTGGACACTCGCGCGCAGGACGAGCCTAGCGCCGGCCGCAGCGACGACATCAGCGCTACACCGCTCGAGAAACTCATCCATACTAA ATGGCAAGATGCAAAAATTACTTGGACTGGCCCTACCCCTTACGTCGGCGAAACACCAAAATAA
- the LOC105383422 gene encoding inactive ubiquitin carboxyl-terminal hydrolase MINDY-4B isoform X3: MGEGNYKRRRERVIYPRNKLNGSRPSVVGGQPITEELAMELRVTAFGSSSCAPRGEWVRTPLTMRAPGQPMAYGLAAPRNGARSLLSALQAHIIKWLLFDSRPLTKDNKSVEPPDTYLRPSEERQEEALWRACSEVIWRCGGGGPAGGEPRAVVALPSDNVYVQHSSVYYQDGVTEKLHLFEFKNLEDLQIFIKRYLYLFMTEEGSGALLLLYSAILSRGCENIKKDLDGKLNYLLSANVEGSLNVVTLLLTGRATPYLHNGVVYVGDEDHYAMPQFGVLARSPVGLLVWYGGEDGVKNNANRQHPGSRLKTPAMPVWVTCCSGHFGVLFNTNRELLRNYHAERRFDIQYYTCGGCHVMLNVDTRAQDEPSAGRSDDISATPLEKLIHTKWQDAKITWTGPTPYVGETPK; this comes from the exons ATGGGTGAAGGAAATTATAAGAGACGTAGAG AAAGGGTAATTTACCCTCGGAACAAGCTGAACGGTTCCAGACCTTCAGTGGTCGGCGGCCAGCCCATCACCGAAGAGTTGGCTATG GAGCTCCGAGTGACAGCGTTCGGCTCATCCTCCTGCGCGCCGCGCGGCGAGTGGGTGCGCACGCCGCTCACCATGCGCGCACCCGGCCAGCCCATGGCGTACGGACTCGCCGCGCCCAGGAATGGGGCCAG GTCACTGCTGTCGGCCCTGCAGGCGCACATCATCAAGTGGCTCCTGTTCGACTCACGCCCGCTCACCAAAGACAACAAGTCTGTGGAGCCACCGGATAC CTACCTCCGCCCATCAGAAGAGCGTCAAGAAGAAGCCCTGTGGCGCGCCTGCAGCGAGGTGATCTggcgctgcggcggcggcggccccgCCGGCGGGGAGCCGCGCGCCGTGGTGGCGCTGCCGAGTGATAACGTGTACGTGCAGCACTCCTCGGTCTACTACCAGGATGGGGTCACTGAGAAG CTGCATTTATTTGAATTCAAGAATCTGGAGGACCTTCAGATCTTCATCAAGCGGTACTTGTACTTG TTCATGACTGAGGAAGGATCCGGGGCACTTCTCCTGCTGTACTCTGCCATACTTTCCAGAGGATGTGagaa TATAAAGAAGGACCTGGACGGCAAGCTAAACTACCTCCTCTCGGCCAACGTGGAGGGGTCTCTGAACGTGGTGACGCTGCTGCTGACGGGCCGCGCCACGCCATACCTGCACAACGGCGTGGTGTATGTGGGCGACGAGGACCACtat GCTATGCCACAATTCGGCGTGCTAGCCCGCAGTCCGGTCGGCCTGCTGGTGTGGTACGGAGGCGAGGATGGAGTCAAGAACAATGCCAACAGACAACACCCGGGCTCTAGGCTGAAGACCCCTGCTATGCCGGTTTGG GTGACCTGTTGCTCTGGACATTTTGGAGTCTTATTCAATACAAACAGGGAGCTTCTGAGGAATTATCACGCTGAAAGAAG GTTCGACATCCAGTACTACACGTGCGGCGGTTGCCACGTCATGCTCAACGTGGACACTCGCGCGCAGGACGAGCCTAGCGCCGGCCGCAGCGACGACATCAGCGCTACACCGCTCGAGAAACTCATCCATACTAA ATGGCAAGATGCAAAAATTACTTGGACTGGCCCTACCCCTTACGTCGGCGAAACACCAAAATAA
- the LOC105383422 gene encoding inactive ubiquitin carboxyl-terminal hydrolase MINDY-4B isoform X1, with protein MGPCFKKTMLRKSVLGTSQEECFERVIYPRNKLNGSRPSVVGGQPITEELAMELRVTAFGSSSCAPRGEWVRTPLTMRAPGQPMAYGLAAPRNGARSLLSALQAHIIKWLLFDSRPLTKDNKSVEPPDTYLRPSEERQEEALWRACSEVIWRCGGGGPAGGEPRAVVALPSDNVYVQHSSVYYQDGVTEKLHLFEFKNLEDLQIFIKRYLYLFMTEEGSGALLLLYSAILSRGCENIKKDLDGKLNYLLSANVEGSLNVVTLLLTGRATPYLHNGVVYVGDEDHYAMPQFGVLARSPVGLLVWYGGEDGVKNNANRQHPGSRLKTPAMPVWVTCCSGHFGVLFNTNRELLRNYHAERRFDIQYYTCGGCHVMLNVDTRAQDEPSAGRSDDISATPLEKLIHTKWQDAKITWTGPTPYVGETPK; from the exons ATGGGGCCGTGTTTCAAGAAGACAATGTTGAGGAAGAGTGTGCTTGGAACCTCCCAAGAAGAGTGCTTTG AAAGGGTAATTTACCCTCGGAACAAGCTGAACGGTTCCAGACCTTCAGTGGTCGGCGGCCAGCCCATCACCGAAGAGTTGGCTATG GAGCTCCGAGTGACAGCGTTCGGCTCATCCTCCTGCGCGCCGCGCGGCGAGTGGGTGCGCACGCCGCTCACCATGCGCGCACCCGGCCAGCCCATGGCGTACGGACTCGCCGCGCCCAGGAATGGGGCCAG GTCACTGCTGTCGGCCCTGCAGGCGCACATCATCAAGTGGCTCCTGTTCGACTCACGCCCGCTCACCAAAGACAACAAGTCTGTGGAGCCACCGGATAC CTACCTCCGCCCATCAGAAGAGCGTCAAGAAGAAGCCCTGTGGCGCGCCTGCAGCGAGGTGATCTggcgctgcggcggcggcggccccgCCGGCGGGGAGCCGCGCGCCGTGGTGGCGCTGCCGAGTGATAACGTGTACGTGCAGCACTCCTCGGTCTACTACCAGGATGGGGTCACTGAGAAG CTGCATTTATTTGAATTCAAGAATCTGGAGGACCTTCAGATCTTCATCAAGCGGTACTTGTACTTG TTCATGACTGAGGAAGGATCCGGGGCACTTCTCCTGCTGTACTCTGCCATACTTTCCAGAGGATGTGagaa TATAAAGAAGGACCTGGACGGCAAGCTAAACTACCTCCTCTCGGCCAACGTGGAGGGGTCTCTGAACGTGGTGACGCTGCTGCTGACGGGCCGCGCCACGCCATACCTGCACAACGGCGTGGTGTATGTGGGCGACGAGGACCACtat GCTATGCCACAATTCGGCGTGCTAGCCCGCAGTCCGGTCGGCCTGCTGGTGTGGTACGGAGGCGAGGATGGAGTCAAGAACAATGCCAACAGACAACACCCGGGCTCTAGGCTGAAGACCCCTGCTATGCCGGTTTGG GTGACCTGTTGCTCTGGACATTTTGGAGTCTTATTCAATACAAACAGGGAGCTTCTGAGGAATTATCACGCTGAAAGAAG GTTCGACATCCAGTACTACACGTGCGGCGGTTGCCACGTCATGCTCAACGTGGACACTCGCGCGCAGGACGAGCCTAGCGCCGGCCGCAGCGACGACATCAGCGCTACACCGCTCGAGAAACTCATCCATACTAA ATGGCAAGATGCAAAAATTACTTGGACTGGCCCTACCCCTTACGTCGGCGAAACACCAAAATAA